Genomic DNA from Phycisphaerae bacterium:
AATCGCACCACGCCCGTGCGCTTGCCGTATTCGGGTGACAGGGGCTCAACGCGAACGGCATCGCCCACGGTAAACCCCGACCGCCGATCCAGCGGGCAATCCACAACGACGAGCAGCGGATCAAGCTGTGCCATGCGTACAACGCCCTCGTCCAGATCGACGGACTCGCCGACCTGCTTCAAACGTTCCAGGACGTACCCGCTGAAAGGCGCTCGGATTGTGAACTGCTCGAGCGTACGTTTCTCCCGCTCCAATTGAAGCCGGGCGACCTGCAGGTCGAACTTGGCAATCTCGAACTCCAGGCGGCGCATGCGCAGTGCGGCATCCGCATCAGTGAGTTCCTTGGAAGAAGCGGACGCGTCGCCGTAAAGCCGTGAGAGTCGATCGTACTCGCGCTGAGCGTGGTCGAATCGTGTCTGCGTCAGATCGACCTGAAGGGAGCTCTCGGCTTCGGCCTGGGCAATGCGGACTCGTGTTTGCTGCACAGCGTTATCCAGCTCGCTGATCGGGTCGTCTGCATGAACGAAGCCGCCCTCCTCCACGAAGAACTGCTGGATTCGACCCTGGAAGACCGTTCCCAGCACGGCCTCGCGGAATGGGCGCGTCATGCCGACCAGCGGCGTGGCGCCGGGGTCCTGCTCCATCGGTTCGTTCGCACGAACCGATACCGGGAGCCCACCAGCGGCCATGAGCAGAACGAGGACGAGCCGCGTATGCTGTCGCAAGTGAACGTCTGAAAACCTATGGATAGACTGACTCCACATAGGGGATATCTCTCTGTTACTTTTCGGCA
This window encodes:
- a CDS encoding efflux RND transporter periplasmic adaptor subunit, translated to MEQDPGATPLVGMTRPFREAVLGTVFQGRIQQFFVEEGGFVHADDPISELDNAVQQTRVRIAQAEAESSLQVDLTQTRFDHAQREYDRLSRLYGDASASSKELTDADAALRMRRLEFEIAKFDLQVARLQLEREKRTLEQFTIRAPFSGYVLERLKQVGESVDLDEGVVRMAQLDPLLVVVDCPLDRRSGFTVGDAVRVEPLSPEYGKRTGVVRFVSPVADGGSQTFRVKIAVENPEGAWIAGMKVEIHADHHIPESKRVNAP